GCCGACAATACGCCGAATGAATTAAAACCGGAAACCATCAATATCGCAGTCAATGCCGAGGGTGCGATTTTCTGGAATGAAACCCAAGTGAGTTTTGATGATTTGGAAGCGCGTCTGGCAGGCGAAGCAAGCAAGGAGCCACAACCCGAAATACATATTCGCGGCGATAAAGCGGTCGCTTACGAGCATGTGATACAGACCATGGCCGCCGTGCAGCGCGCGGGCATTTTAAAGTTAGGATTTGTCACCGAACCCGGCAACTAGCCGGGTTCTTTGTTATGGGGCCGGGGTTTTAATGCGGAGCAGGCTTGGGTTGCCCCTGATCCCGCCAGGGTTTGCCATCGCAGGTGGCATAGTGTGGGCAAGTCTCCTGACATCCGCGACAGGGTAAGTGCACCGGCGCACCGATTTCTGTTGTGTTGGGGGTAGCTTGCAGCGACATAGGTTCTCCATTCATTATCCAATGTGTAATAAACGCTATACGCAAACTGCGACAGTTTAGGTGCATGCCGCACGCCGATTATTTATCCCATGAGCTACCCGTGAATACCTCGCAACCCGCACAGACTTCGCACTCGCCATTACCCAATACCAGCCACAGCGCCATTCTTCGCTTGGCATTTCCCATTATTCTCGCCAATGCCGCCGTGCCTTTGTTGGGACTGGTAGATACAGCCGTGATCGGTCATCAGGGCACCGCTGCCGACGTGGGCGCTATCGCTTTTGGCTCCCTGATTTTCAGCTTCGTCTTTTGGGGCTTTGGCTTTTTGCGCATGGGCACCAGTGGCTTTACGGCACAAGCAGCCGGTGCGGGCGATTATCGCGAAGTGCGGGTGGCCTATGGTCGCGCCCTGCTATTGGGTTCCGCTATTGGCCTGCTGTTAATCTTGCTGCAATACCCGCTAAGCCTGCTCGCATTTGGTTTACTGGATGGCAGTGACGCCGTTGAGCAAGGCGCGCAGGTATATCTGCATACCCGGATTTGGGGTGCACCGGCAACGCTCGCCACCTACGCCATTATGGGAACCCTGATCGGACTAGGGCACACGCGTCAGCTCCTCTGGCTGCAACTGCTACTGAATGGCCTGAACCTGTTGCTGGACGTGGTTTTTGTGGTTGGCTTCGACTGGGGTGTACGCGGCATAGCACTGGGCACAGTGATTGCCGAATGGATATGTGTCATTGCCGGTGCCCGGGTTTTATACAAGGTATTGCGCAACCAAGCACAACCGGCAGAACCTTTTTTTAACCGCTCACAGATTTTCCAGCGCGACGGGTTGATCAACACCCTGAAAATAAACAGCGACATTATGTGGCGTACCCTTTTCATGCTCACCGGTTTTGGCTGGTTCGCCAATCAAGGTGCACAGTTTGGTGATACGGTGCTTGCGGCCAATTACATACTGCTGCAGTTCCTATCGTTCGCCGCCTTTTTTCTCGATGGATTTGCATTCGCGTTGGAGTCACTGGTGGGCAAAGCTATTGGTGCGCGCAACCGCAGCTTGTTTGATCGCGTGCTTGTGGTATCCACACAAATCGCTGCCCTGTGTGCCACAGGCCTGATGCTACTCTTATTAATTGGTGGACCACAGGCAATTAACGCCCTGAATCCCCACGACGCCATTCGGCAACAGGCACAAGCCTACCTGCCCTACGCTGCAGCCTATGTCTTGTTATCGTTTATGGCATTTCAACTGGACGGTATTTTCATTGGTGCAACAGCAAGCCGCGCCATGCGAAATGCAGCCTTCGTATCGCTGCTGATATTTCTTGGCGCCGCCTGGATTCTGGTTGCCTGGGCAGGCAACCAAGGGTTGTGGCTGGCATTTATTCTCTATGTGATTGCTCGCGCGCTCACACTCGGCATTTACTTACCGGGATTGCGTCGACAGCTTCACTAGACGGCAGGTACCAAGACCATCACCAACGGCTTAGCTGTTCGCCTGATGCTTGTGCAAATGTTTCTCCAGCAACTGCATGAACCTGGGTTCAGGCCCAATATCCTCATAGAGTGGATCGCCCATTTCATCGGTGGCGATTACCTTACTGCCCTGCACATAGGGAAAACTTTCCTCCACCATATTCAACGCTGAGGATAACAATTCGCGAATTAATTGCTCTTTGGTACGCTTGGGATACATCTCCGCCAGAGCGTCGATGCGTGCAGCATCTTCAATGGTGAGATGAACCTCATAGCTGTCCTTGGTTAAAATCCCCTGCGCTTGTTTTTCCCACTCGGCAACCAAACCTTTTAACGACATAGATCCACTCCTTTTACTGCAATGACGGGATAGAATAGTGTTCATGCCTAGTGTTGAGTGTAGCCCAACCGCCACCGACGGTAGATAGGCTTCACGAAAATCCCTTACAAAAATTCACACAAGGTTAAACATAAAATGCAGGGTACCCATAGAAAATGCCCGCAACTGCGACTATGGTTAGCAGCGCAAAAACAATAATCCCTCCCTATTAGAGACGACAGCAATGACGAAAAAAATAAACCTCTTCCTGCTCGGTTTAGGACTGGCCTTCGGCAGCCAGATCAGCTTCGCAGCAGACAAGCCATTCCAGTGGCCAAATGGCGCCAAGGCAGCTATCAACCTGGCCTACGACGACGCCTTACCCACACAACTGGATAACGCCATTCCCGCTCTGGATAAATACGGCTTGAAAGGCAGCTTTTATTTAACACTGAGCGCAGAAACCGTTGCTAATCGCATGGCAGATTGGCGCAAAGCCGCCATTAATGGTCACGAGCTTGCCAACCACACCTTATTTCACCAATGTTCGCGCGTCGGTGCTGGCCGCGAATGGGTACAACCCGAAAATGATTTGGATAAAGTCAGCGCCGTTCAACTGGCAGCACAAATTCGTGTAGGGAATACCATGCTGCACGCCATTGACGGCAAAACCGAACGCACTTTCACCACCCCTTGCGGTGATTTAAATGCGGGCGGAACCCCCTACTTGCCACTGGTG
The nucleotide sequence above comes from Cellvibrio sp. PSBB023. Encoded proteins:
- a CDS encoding biopolymer transporter ExbD, whose product is MAFGGGLDDDNEVMNEINMTPLVDVMLVLLIIFIITVPVLTHSVKVDLPRADNTPNELKPETINIAVNAEGAIFWNETQVSFDDLEARLAGEASKEPQPEIHIRGDKAVAYEHVIQTMAAVQRAGILKLGFVTEPGN
- a CDS encoding MATE family efflux transporter gives rise to the protein MPHADYLSHELPVNTSQPAQTSHSPLPNTSHSAILRLAFPIILANAAVPLLGLVDTAVIGHQGTAADVGAIAFGSLIFSFVFWGFGFLRMGTSGFTAQAAGAGDYREVRVAYGRALLLGSAIGLLLILLQYPLSLLAFGLLDGSDAVEQGAQVYLHTRIWGAPATLATYAIMGTLIGLGHTRQLLWLQLLLNGLNLLLDVVFVVGFDWGVRGIALGTVIAEWICVIAGARVLYKVLRNQAQPAEPFFNRSQIFQRDGLINTLKINSDIMWRTLFMLTGFGWFANQGAQFGDTVLAANYILLQFLSFAAFFLDGFAFALESLVGKAIGARNRSLFDRVLVVSTQIAALCATGLMLLLLIGGPQAINALNPHDAIRQQAQAYLPYAAAYVLLSFMAFQLDGIFIGATASRAMRNAAFVSLLIFLGAAWILVAWAGNQGLWLAFILYVIARALTLGIYLPGLRRQLH
- a CDS encoding type 1 pili tip component, producing the protein MSLKGLVAEWEKQAQGILTKDSYEVHLTIEDAARIDALAEMYPKRTKEQLIRELLSSALNMVEESFPYVQGSKVIATDEMGDPLYEDIGPEPRFMQLLEKHLHKHQANS
- a CDS encoding polysaccharide deacetylase family protein, yielding MTKKINLFLLGLGLAFGSQISFAADKPFQWPNGAKAAINLAYDDALPTQLDNAIPALDKYGLKGSFYLTLSAETVANRMADWRKAAINGHELANHTLFHQCSRVGAGREWVQPENDLDKVSAVQLAAQIRVGNTMLHAIDGKTERTFTTPCGDLNAGGTPYLPLVKNEFVAAKAAFGRVVPDMKTLDPYSVVVATPADVSGKELIAAVKEAAAKGTMMNFTFHGIGGDHLSISNEAHEELLKYLADNKDIYWTDTFVTIMKYVKEQQAKK